Proteins encoded together in one Diceros bicornis minor isolate mBicDic1 chromosome 18, mDicBic1.mat.cur, whole genome shotgun sequence window:
- the LOC131417912 gene encoding ral-GDS-related protein-like isoform X2 has product MDAELFRKVVPSQCLGSTWGKRNKPSNEHLAHTVRATIDHFRRVASLVVTTCLGDPSMMAQDRECKILKNFSSPRTVISVLQKTSICHLKNTWGKFPGRALKNLRSAIAKTSP; this is encoded by the exons atggatgcg gagctcttccggaaggtggtgccctctcagtgcctgggctccacctggggcaagaggaacaagcccagcaatgagcacctggcacacaccgtccgggccaccatcgaccacttcagaagggtggccagcctcgtcgtcaccacctgcctcggggacccgagcatgatggcccaggacagg gagtgcaagatcctgaagaacttctcctcgccccgcactgtcatctctgttctgcagaaaacatccatatgccacctgaagaacacatgggggaagtttcctg ggagagctctgaaaaacttaaggagcgctatagccaagacgagtccttga